A stretch of DNA from Gottschalkia acidurici 9a:
ACAGTAGGAGCAGATGCTCTTAGCTTTGACTCTTGTGTTAATATGAGATTTGCAAAGTCTAAGATATCTACTAAGCTCATGGGGAATGTAAGTACACAACTTTTAGATATTGGAACAAAGGAAAAAATAGTTTCAATAACTGAAAATGCTATTTTATCAGGAGTCGATATTGTTTCACCTGCGTGTGGTCTTAGCATGTCAACGTCAACTGAGAGCCTAAGATCTATGACAGATTATATAAAAGGAAGAAATATCTAATGGCAAAGATAACATTTAAAGACAAATCAACAACTATAGAAGTGGAGGAAGGTATAAGCTTAGTAGAATGCATAAGACAAGCAGACTTTTCCATAGAGACTCCATGTAATGGTATGGGTACCTGCGGTAAGTGTAAGATAGAAGCTACAGGAAAGTTATCGGCTGTTATGGATAAAGAGAAGGAACATATAAAGGAAGGAAGTAGTGAAAGATTAGCTTGTCTTACAACAGTCTTAGGTGACGTTGAAATAAAACTTACAGATAAATATACGGCACTAAAAACAATAAACGAAGGTTATTCGATAGATGTTAAATTAAATAGTGATATGAAAATAATAGATATTCCATTGTTAGATAGGACAAGTTCAATTCCTTATGTTGAAAATTTAAAGTATGAAATATCCTCAAATATACTAGAAAAAATATCAGATATAGATAAGAATAATTATGAAGATATAAAGGCTGTTTTATATAAAGATAAGATTATAGATATAGAGCAATCACTAGAAAAACTATTTGGAGTTGCCATAGATATAGGAACGACAGGAATATCTGCATATCTAGTAGATATTAGAACTGGTGAGACTCTTAATAAAAAGTCATCACTAAATCCACAAACTGAATATGGTGGAGATGTACTATCTAGAATAACTTATAGCATAAGTACCTCGGAAGGAAAAGAAAATTTAAAAAGATCAATAGTTAACAAAATAAATAAAATGATACTTGAACTTGTCAAGGGAGAAGAAAATATTAAGTATGTATATAGAGTTATAGTTGCTGCAAATACAGTTATGTTGCATATGCTACTTGGAATAGATACAGAAACGATAGCAAAATCACCATATAGACCAGTATTCATAAGAAAGTTAGATATAAAGGGAAAAGATATGGGGATTAAAATAAATGAAGAAGGTATAGTAACTATATTACCTTCAGCATCAGGATATGTGGGAGCTGATATTGTTTCAGGGGCTATAGCAACAGCATTTAATAGAAAAAAACATAATGCTATATTTATAGATATAGGTACTAATGGAGAAATTCTTGTTATATCAAATGGTAAAGTAGTAGGTACATCTACAGCCGCAGGTCCCGCATTTGAGGGTATGAATATATCATGTGGATGTAGAGCTGAATCTGGCGCTATAGATACATTCATTATAGAGAATGAAAATGTTAAATTTACTACAATTAATAATGAAAGTCCAAAAGGAATTTGTGGAAGTGGACTTATAGATATAGCTTCAGAGCTAGTAAATAATAAAGTTATATTAAAAAGTGGAAAATTAAATAACAAATTAGAGGGAGAACTAGGAGAAAAGATAAGGGATAAAAAGTTTTATATAACAGATGAAATCTATATTTCTCAAGCTGATATAAGGCAAATTCAGCTTGCAAAAGGAGCAATAGCTGCAGGAATAACTATGATACTACAAAGTATCAACTTGTCTATTGATCAAATAGAAGAAGTAGTTGTAGCTGGTTCTTTTGGATATCATCTAAATCCAGAAAGTATAAGAAGAATAGGAATAATACCTAAAGGTTTTAAAGGTAAAATTAGCTTTACAGGAAACTCATCAGTAGAAGGTGCAAAGCTATCATTGATAAATAAAGATATAATTAAAGATATGATAAGACTAAAAGATGAGATAGAAGTATTAGAGCTTTCTATGAAAGAAGAATTTCAAGAATGCTTTGTAAAAGAATTAAGTTTTTAAAGTATTAAATTTTAAAGAGGAGAAAAGTCATGATAAAAGTTCATATAGTTTCAGGCTTTTTAGGTGCTGGTAAAACTACTTTAATAAAGAAATTAGTTAAGTTTATTAAAGGAAAAAAAGTAATTATAGAGAATGAATTTGGTGAAGTTGGGATAGATGGTGAAATTATAGAAAGAGAAAATTATGATGTTGTAGAAATGGCACAGGGATGTATTTGCTGCAGCATGAAATCAGACTTTGAGACTATGATTGTATCTGTAATCGAAGACTATAACCCAGAGCATATAATTATAGAGCCAACAGGAATAGGCATGCTAAGTGAAATTTTAAAAATCTTTGATAAAAATGATATTGAAGAAAAGTGTGTATTAACTTTACCTATAACTGTGGTAGATTCATTAGACTATCTGTTACTAATAGAGGAGTTCGGCGAATTTTATAAAGATCAGGTAAGAAATGCAGGAATAATAGTACTCAGTAAAACTCAGTTAATAGAAGAAAAGAACATAGATGAAATAATTAAGTCAATAAGAAATATTAACAAAAGTGCTGAGATACTATACAAGGATTGGAATATATTCACTGAGCTAGAATATGACGATCTTACTAACATTAGATTTGATTGTAGCAAAAATAGTATAGAGTTTGTAGATGAGATAAAAAATATAGCGGAAAACCTTCAAAGTTATAGTATTAAAAATCCTAAAGAATTTAATAAAGAAAGTTTAGGAAATATGCTAGATAGACTTACAGATGAAGATTATGGAGATATTATAAGGGCAAAAGGATTTGTATATGGTGAAGATGGCTCACTAGAATTTAGTTATGTAAACGGCAGATATAGCATTAATGAAAATAAAAACCATAATTCTAATAGAATGTGTTTAATTGGTAGGAATCTTAATAAAGAAGCTCTTTCAAAAAAATTAAACTTTTAGGGGTAACTAACAGTTACAAATAGATTATAAAAGGATAAATAACATTATAAAGTTTTTATAATTTAGAAAATTGTTGACAGCCTCCCATGTTCGTAAAGAGCATGGAGTTGATAGGAAATACCTATCCAAAATCCTTTGAATTGCTGGGAACTCGTAAAGACACGTTGACTACAGCATAATCTGAAAAGATAAGTGCGAATGTTGCGAAAGCAGAAAAAACTAATGTGTATAGCATAAGGTTAAATCCTAAGTGCAGAAACAATCGACAATCAGCAGGTAAGGCTCTAAGTCGAAAGATAAGAGTAAACTTCAACGACTATCCCAAAAGGGAGTACACTATAAGCGATTGATAGTGGAAGCGGAGGACACCAGACAGGTGATGATATAGTCTACGCTTATGTGAAAGCATAAGAAGTTCATGGTCAAAGACCTGAGAACTGTATATGTCTAGCGAACATATATGAATGAGCATAAAGCTTATAGAAAGTTATAAATATATAATTAAATACAACGATATGGAACACTTGTTCAATTCGTATTTCATTAAATCACTAACTTGTATTATAATGGATATAAGGAGGTGAGGAAATGATAAAGTCAGTAAAAATAAGACTACTACCTACAAAAGAACAAGAAATATTAATGTTTAAATCAGTTGGTGTTGCAAGGTTTGCATACAATTGGGGTCTAGCTAAATGGGAAGAAGAATATAAAAGTGGGCTAAACCCAAATGTTTACAGTATAAAAAAGAAGTTTAATAATGAAATCAAAAAGAAAGAACAATTCAAATGGCTATACGAAGTGTCAGCAAAGATAACTTCACAAGCTTTCTTAGATTTACAAAGTTCTTTCAATAACTTCTTTCGCAAAAGTGCCAAATATCCTAGGTTTAAATCTAAAAAGAAATCAAGACAATCTTTTTACGTTAGAAATGATTCACTAAAAATAAAAGATAGAACTGTAAATATAGAAAAAATAGGTAGGGTAAAAATTAAAACCAACGACAATATCCCCATACTAGACAGCTACAATAATCCCAGATGTAGCTATGACGGGAAATACTGATACATATCATTTGGTTATGAACAAGGCGAAAATCAAGCTAAGTTAAATCAAGATTTAAGTATAGGAATAGACCTAGGAATATCAGTACTAGCAGTAATAAACAAACTAGACAAACCAATAAAAAACATTAATAAAACTAAAAAAAGTAAGAAAGTTAAAAAAGAAATTAAAAAGACTACAAAGACAGGTAAGTAGAAAGTATGAGATGAACAAACTGGAAACTAAGTTTATAAAAACTAGCAATATAATAAAACTAGAAAAGAAAATAAAACTAATCCATAGAAAACTATCAAATATAAGACAAAACCATATACACCAGGCCACAAATAAAATAATAAAGTTAAGACCAATAAGAATAGTTATGGAGGATCTTAACATCAGTGGAATGATGAAAAACAAACATCTATCAAAAGCAATAGCAGAACAGAAGTTTTATGAGTTCATAAGACAAATGAAATATAAATGTGAATTCAATGGTATAGGGTTTGTTCAAGCAGATAGATTTTTTCCATCATCTAAAAAGTGTAGCAAATGTGGAGAAATAAAAAAAGATCTAAAGCTTTCAGATAGAGTGTATAAATGCATCTGTGGATTAGAAATAGATAGAGATAAAAATGCTAGTATAAACTTAGGAGAATATAAATTGGTATAAAATCAACAAAAAAGATGATACCAATATGTACCATGCGTTGTATGGGAATTTAAGCCTTTAGAAACAGCATTTGCTCAGTGCCACACAAACTAGAGTAGATTATCTTAGTATAATCAAAATAGGGTACTATGAAGAAGGAATTAAAGTAAAACTTATATATTTATAAACTTTTATAAGCTTTATGCAACGGGATAATATGACCGGAATAAATTTTGTATGTAAAATCCAAGGTGATGATAAAGCAATCAAAGAAACAATTAAAAGCACAAGGTTTTCATTTCCTAAAGCTCATACAAATAGTAATGATATTGCTGAGCTTTCAAAGCAAGTTAAGGAACATGATAAGAATACAATATGTGTAGTGCCTTTTTGTTCAACTGTGGAAGTTGAAGCATTAGGTGCAAAGGTGAATTTAGGTGATGAAAAAATAGGACCTAGAGTTAATTCATTTGCTTATGAAAGTATAGAGCAGCTTAGTGAAATAGAAAAAATAAATTTAAACGAAGGTAGAATTAAAGAAGTTCTTGATTCTATAGAAAAACTAAATAATGAAGGAGAAATCGTTACTCTAAACGTCTCGGGTCCATTCATAATAATAACATCTCTTATAGATCCTATGATATTTTATAAAGCTGTAAGAAAAAATAAGGAATTAGTTGATAAAGTAATAACAATAATAGAGGACAATATAATTAATTATGTTAAGGAAGGTATAAAGAGAGGTGCGAAAATAATATCTTATGAAGATTCAGTAGGTTCTGTAGATATTGTTGGACCTAAAGTATATAGATACTTAACAGGAAAGGTTACAAGTGAAGTACTTAAAAAAATAGGAGAGTTTGATAATATAGTAGTTCATATATGCGGAAAGACTTCAGTAGCACTAGAAAAATATGAATTTGCAAAATCAACTCCAGTAAAACTGAAAGAAGATGTTACTTACGGAGAAGCTATAATTGATATAATAAACAATCAAAAAGATATAAAATTTATAGGACATTCATGTATGAAAAGAACCCCAGATAAGCTTAAAGATAATACTGTTTGGAAAATAGATTTAAGTTAAAAAGTTAAATTGCTAAGAAATGGCTTAGAATAGATTTAAAACTGTTCTAAGCTATTTTTAGTTACTATATTAGTTAGTGCTCTACTTTAAAAAAATTTAGTTTTAATATATACTTTATTATGAAATATTTTGTTAATTAATAATCAAGAAAGAAGGGTTTACATGGCTTTTACCAGTGTGTTAGAGCAAACTATAACACTATTTTTATTAGTTATACTAGGGTTCGTTATAAGAAAGAGAAATATAATAACGGATGAAATTATAAGAGGATTTTCAGATTTTGTTTTAAAAGTAACTTTACCATTATTTATCATAGTTTCAATGGATAAAGAATTCTCAAAAGATAGGCTAATATACAGCGGAATAATAATATTTATAAGTATCTTTACTTATTTTATAAAAGCAGTTATATCAAAGATTTTTACAAACTCTTTAAATATAAAGGAACCACAAAAAGGAGTATATAGATTTTTAATATTCTTCTCAAACTCTGGATTTATGGGAATACCAGTGGCAAACGCCCTATATGGAGATGACGGTGTATTTTATGCTGCAATACTTAATATAACATTTAACATATTGCTATGGACTTTTGGAGTAAAACTAGTTAGTCAAGATAACACAAAAGAAGAAAATGTTATGAAAAAGCTTTTGACTAATCCAGGCGTATTTAGTGTAATAATAGGTCTTATTATATTTTTAACACCTCTAAAGTTACCAAAGCTTTTATATGATCCTATGAACATGGTAGGAAGTATAACGTCACCTTTAGCTATGATAGTTGTAGGTGGTATTTTAGGTGCAACAGAATTAGGTTCTATGTTTAGAAATAAAAAACTAATGCTAGCATCACTAATTAGGTTAATAGTAATTCCATTGATATTTATATTTATGTTGTTACCATTTAAGCTACCTGAAATAATAGTAGGAATGACTATAATAATAGATGCAATGCCAGCAGCAGCTAATACGGCTATGTTTACTAGAATGTATAATTCAGACTATAACCTTGCATCTCAGGGTGTGTTTTTAACCACACTTATTAATATACTAACTACACCATTAATACTTTATATTTTTTCAAAGACATTTAATTTATAATATTAGATACAATTTTAAATAAGGTTATTGAATATCACATTTTATTCAATAACCTTGTTTTATATCTTTGTCCTTAGTCATAAGTTATTATTTAAAATAGCAATAAATATAAGTCACTTAGTATTAAACAAGCTTTGTTTAGACGTTAAATATCAGAAAGAAAGGTAGGTTGAATATTGTTAAAAGAAAAGATTTTATATGTAAACTACTTGATTGATAGTATACTCCTTAAAATACCGACAAAAATGATTTACGAGCAATCACTTGAGAATGAATTTAAAAATATTCACTATGAAATCTATTTAGAAAACCACTACTTTATATCCGAGGTATCAGACAATACTGAATTTGCAATAAAGAATTTACAGAAGGTGATGCCAGCAAATGTAAGGGTTGCATGTTGTCAATCTTGTAGATATGGTAACTTCTGTCCATACGGAGATAATGACAATGAAATATTTTGCTTTAAAGGAATTGAAGTTAACAATAAGGATGATGTATGCAAATTTTTTTCAAGCAATAATGAATGTTACAAAGCAAGGAGTAGAGAGCTTCTTGACTTTTGTTCAAATTATGAACCTATATCTTATAATGAACATTATACTTATAATGATTGGTAGTGGATATAGAAGCAAAAAGTTAAATTGTGAAGGGTAAAGTACTCTTAGATTAATTTAATACTTTGTTTTAATTAAACTCTAATAACATAAAAAATATAGAAGTTATAGATTAAGTACTGCATAATATATTAAAAAAGGAGGGTTTGAAATATGTTTAATAAAGTATTAGAACAAACTATAATATTATTTTCCTTAGTAATAGTTGGTTTTATTATAAGAAAAAGAAATATAATAACGGATGAAGTTATAAAGGGATTTTCAGAATTTGTTTTAAAAGTAACATTACCAATCTTTATTATAGTTTCAATGGATAAAGAGTTTTCTAAGGATAAAGTTATATATAGTGCAATAATACTTTCTGTAAGTATACTTACGTACATAATAAAGGCTATTATATCAAAGACATTTACTGATATTTCGAAAGTAGAAGATCCACAGAAAGGTATATATAGATTTTTAATATTTTTCTCAAATCATGGCTTTATGGGAATTGCAATAGCTAGTGCATTATATGGAGATGAGGGTGTATTTTATGCCGCTATACTTAATATAACTTTTAATGCTTTTGTATGGACATTTGGGGTGAAATTAGTTGACCATAATGAGAGTACAGATGAAAGTTCTATAAAGAAATTTATATTTAATCCAGGTATAATTAGTGTAGTCATAGGTCTTATTATATTTTTAACACCACTGAGTTTACCAAGACTTGTATATGAACCTATGAATATGTTGGGAACTATGACTATTCCTTTAGCTATGATAATTGTTGGCGGGAATCTAGGATCAACAGAATTAGGTTCTATGTTTAAAAATAGGACTTTAATTCTAACATGTCTAATTAGACTAATAGTAGTTCCATTTACAATAATACTTGCACTATTACTATTTAAACTACCTAAGATTATAATTGGTATAACTATAATAATAGATGCAATGCCCTCAGCACCTAATACAGCTATATTTGCTAGAAGGTATGATTCGGATTATAGCTTGGCATCTCAAGGAGTATTTTTAACTACACTTATGAGTATATTAACTATACCTTTTATAATGTATATTTCTTCTAAGCTATTTGGATTATAAATTTAAGTTAGTATTAAAAAGATATTATAGTATATCAACAATTTTAAAAACCTGTCATCTTTTATAGATGTGAAAGATGACAGGAAGAAATTTTATATCTATAGATTCTTACTATTACTTAGTATTTTTTATTATATTTTTTATTCTTTTAACTTTTAAGCCTATATCTTCTGCACCAACTATTTCAGAAATCATACATACACACCTAGCACCATGATTTAAAACTTCGGAAACATTATGTTCTTTAATTCCGCCTATCGCAACAAAAGGAATATCTATATTTTTAGAAACATATTCAAGATATTCAAATCCTAAAGGATCACAGACATCTTTTTTAGTAGATGTTTTAAATATAGGCCCTACTCCTATATAATCAGCACCATTAGCTACTGCACTTTGAGCTTCTTCAGATGAATGAGTAGACAGCCCTATGAACATATCATTTCCTACAAGCTCCCTAACTTTTTTTATAGGAATATCTTCTTGTCCAATATGAACTCCATCAGCATTTACAAGTATTGCTATATCTATATCATCATTTAGAATAAAAGTAACACCAGCTTCTCTAGTGAGCTCTCTTATTTTCTTGCATTCTTCATACTTATAAAGAGATTTTTTATCTTTTTCTCTATACTGAATTATCTTAACTCCTGAGTCTATTAACTCCTTTACAACTTGTATATTGTCTTTTCCATTTGAAAATTCTTCAGCAGTTATACAATATAGTTCTTTTTCGAATAAAGCTTTAAGTTTATTTCTCAATGAAATCATCTCCTAAAATTATTAATTACATAGTTTAATATAACATTCGCCTGTTTAGCAGCAGCAGTATTAACTCTTGGAGAAATTGGTGGGCAGTTTTCACTTACTTCGGAAACCAAATCTCCTATAAGATAAAAATTACTTTTAATTTTCCTAGTAGTTATAAGGTTACTATCATCCCAGCCAGCAAGGCCAGATGCTGAAACTAAAAGTTTATTTGATCCTAAAAACTTCTCAACTATCATTTTTTTACAACTTGACTTGTCAAAAGCTTCAACTATTATATCGCAATCATTATATATATCTTCTAAATTATCATAGTTTAAATATATATTTAATGAATCTATATTAACATCAGGATTTATTAAAATAAGATTTTCTTTAAGAGCCTCGACTTTAGGCATACCAACTTGATGATAAAAGAAAAACTGTCTGTTTAAATTAGAGTATTCAATTTTGTCAAAATCAGCTATTATAAAGTTTTTAAATCCACACCTAGTTAAATTAAAGGCACAGTTAGAGCCAAGTCCGCCTGCACCTGCAATACCTATTTTGACTGACTGTATAGCTTTAAAGTTGTTTTCACCAAGTTGATTTAACAAAGTTTCTTCAAAAAGATTCATAAATTCACCAGCCTTTTATAAACTAAAACTATATGATATCCCAATCTTTAAGAACTGGCTGATATCCAAGTTTTTTATGTCTAATAACATATCCTGTAAGTCTCTGTTATCAGATATATCAAATTGTCCATTATCATCACTATTTTTAGAATGTCCGCCTACAGAAGTATTAGAATCCGCTGACATTTTAGTAACACCTAGTGGTAGTACATTGTTTCTAAAATTGACATCTTCTCTTGTTGACATTGTTATTCCAACTCTGGGTATAAAAAGTCTAAGAGCTAATATAAACTGAACTAGGTTTTTATCATTAACTGGCATGCAAGGGAAGTCTTCACCAACATGAGGTCGTATTCTAGGCATAGACACATTAACATCTATATGAGAATATTTATTCTGAATGTACTCTGCATGTAATCCTGTTAAAAAGGCATCTTTTTGCCAATTATCAAGACCTAGGAGAGCTCCAACATTTACTGAACGTATATTAGCCTTACAAGCTCTTTCAGGAGCATCAAGTCTAAATCTATAATCTTTCTTAGGACCCTTGAGATGAAGTTTATCATAAAGCTCTTCATTATAAGTTTCTTGATATATGGTTAAAGAGTCAACTCCTGCTTGTACTAATGTTGAATATTCATTCTCTTCTAATGCATATATTTCTATTCCGATAGAGTTAAAATACTTCCTTAAAATATCTACACATTTACTAATATACTCTACGGAAGATATACTTTTTGCATCTCCGGTAAGTATTAATATGTGCCTAAATCCTTTAGAAGAAATTAATTTCGACTCTTTTTCAACCTCTTCAAATGTTAATTGATTTCTACCTATACTATTTACTGCATTAAACCCACAATAGACACATTGATTTGTACAATAATTGGCTAAATACATAGGAGTATACATAAGTATAGTCTTTCCGAACTGCTGAACTGTAAGTTTATGTGATAGCTGAGCCATATCCTCAAGAAAATATTCTGCTGTTGGAGAGAGTAATGCTAAGAAGTCCATAGAATTTAACTTACTTTTCTTTAAGATTTTCCTTATATCATTTTTAGTAATTTGCTTATTAAAACTTTCTAAATTGAAGTCCTTGTATTTAGAACAAATACTATAAAAACTCATAATATAACCTTCTTTATCAAATTATTCGTTTAAAAAACCTGTAAGTGGAGAAGATGCACTTGCTGTTATATTTACTTCTCCAAGTCCTGCAAGGTAAGCCTTTCTTCCAGCTTCAACCGCACTACCAAAAGCTTGAGCCATAAGTATAGGGTCATTAGATGAAGCTATAGCTGTATTTAAAAGGCAAGCATCAGCACCCATTTCCATAGCTTCACAAGCATCAGAGGGCTTACCTATACCTGCATCTACAATTACTGGAATAGGTATTTCATCTATGAGTATTCTAATTAGCTCTCTAGTCTGTATACCTCTATTTGATCCGATAGGAGAACCTAAAGGCATAACAGTAGCAGCCCCTACATTAACAAGCTCTTTTGCCACCATAAGATCTGGACTTATATATGGAAGGACTACGAATCCTTCAGATGCTAGAACTTCAGTAGCCTTTATAGTTTCATATCCATCAGGAAGAAGATATTTATTGTCTGAAATAACTTCTATTTTAATCCAATCTCCACATCCTGTTGCCCTTGCAAGTCTAGCTATTCGTATTGCTTCTTCAGCATTTCTTGCTCCAGATGTATTAGGGAGAAGTTGGATACCTTTAGGTATGTAACTTAGTATATTTTCTGAATCAGAACTAAAATTTACTCTTCTTAAAGCAACCGTAATGATTTCAGATTTAGATTTTTCCAAGACTTGTGGAATAAGCTTATCGGAAGAATATTTACCAGTTCCAACAAGCAATCTACTACTAAACTCTTTTCCACCAATTATTAGTTTATCGGACATATTATCAACCTCCTCCTACAAAGCTTAAAACTTCTAAGCTATCATTTTCTTTTAATACTGTATTAGCCCAATCTTCACTTCTAAGTACATTAAGATTATATTCAACCACTACATTATTTGGATAAAGTCCTTTGGATATTAAATAATCTAAAAGAGTTATACTTTCTTCTATAACTTCTTTCTGACCATTTATAAAAATGTTCATTTATATCACCACCTTCTAAATAAAACTCTTTAATACTGTTGAGAATACAAAAAAGGCTTACCTCTAGGTAAGCCTTATAGTATGCAAAATAATATATAGCAAAAATAATCTACTATTATAAAGTAAACTAAATATAAGCTTTCCTACGATGGTTCTAACCATATCAGGTTCAAAGGGTCAGGTTTTTAAACCTTCTCAGCCAAAAGGCTCCCCTAGCTCGATGTTATTATATTTTTCTTTATATGATTTAACACAATTATAGTTTATTATTTTATTTTTGTAAAGATATAAAAAGTAATCTCTATAATACCTATAAGAATTATAAAAAATAAAGTTGACAGAATATTATTAAGACTATATAATAATCTATAATATATGGTACATATTTGATAATAAAATATTCTTATCCAGAGAGGTGGAGGGACTGGCCCTGTGAAGCCCAGCAACCCAAGAGAATTTCTTGAAGGTGCTACATCCAGCAGGTAGGATCCTGATAGATAAGACGAAACAGAAGATTATCTTCCTACTGAACAATAGTAGGAAGATTTTTTATTATAGAAAATTAGGAGGCTAGGTAAATGGACAAAAAATTACGATTTGAAACTATACAACTTCATGGAGGGCAAACTATAGATAGAGAAGCTAAATCTAGAGCAGTACCAATTTATCAAACAGCATCTTATTTATTTGATGATACAGAAGACGCTGCAGATATTTTTGCATTAAAAAAATTCGGATATGCTTACTCTAGAACT
This window harbors:
- a CDS encoding ASKHA domain-containing protein; translated protein: MAKITFKDKSTTIEVEEGISLVECIRQADFSIETPCNGMGTCGKCKIEATGKLSAVMDKEKEHIKEGSSERLACLTTVLGDVEIKLTDKYTALKTINEGYSIDVKLNSDMKIIDIPLLDRTSSIPYVENLKYEISSNILEKISDIDKNNYEDIKAVLYKDKIIDIEQSLEKLFGVAIDIGTTGISAYLVDIRTGETLNKKSSLNPQTEYGGDVLSRITYSISTSEGKENLKRSIVNKINKMILELVKGEENIKYVYRVIVAANTVMLHMLLGIDTETIAKSPYRPVFIRKLDIKGKDMGIKINEEGIVTILPSASGYVGADIVSGAIATAFNRKKHNAIFIDIGTNGEILVISNGKVVGTSTAAGPAFEGMNISCGCRAESGAIDTFIIENENVKFTTINNESPKGICGSGLIDIASELVNNKVILKSGKLNNKLEGELGEKIRDKKFYITDEIYISQADIRQIQLAKGAIAAGITMILQSINLSIDQIEEVVVAGSFGYHLNPESIRRIGIIPKGFKGKISFTGNSSVEGAKLSLINKDIIKDMIRLKDEIEVLELSMKEEFQECFVKELSF
- a CDS encoding CobW family GTP-binding protein, translating into MIKVHIVSGFLGAGKTTLIKKLVKFIKGKKVIIENEFGEVGIDGEIIERENYDVVEMAQGCICCSMKSDFETMIVSVIEDYNPEHIIIEPTGIGMLSEILKIFDKNDIEEKCVLTLPITVVDSLDYLLLIEEFGEFYKDQVRNAGIIVLSKTQLIEEKNIDEIIKSIRNINKSAEILYKDWNIFTELEYDDLTNIRFDCSKNSIEFVDEIKNIAENLQSYSIKNPKEFNKESLGNMLDRLTDEDYGDIIRAKGFVYGEDGSLEFSYVNGRYSINENKNHNSNRMCLIGRNLNKEALSKKLNF
- a CDS encoding RNA-guided endonuclease InsQ/TnpB family protein encodes the protein MIKSVKIRLLPTKEQEILMFKSVGVARFAYNWGLAKWEEEYKSGLNPNVYSIKKKFNNEIKKKEQFKWLYEVSAKITSQAFLDLQSSFNNFFRKSAKYPRFKSKKKSRQSFYVRNDSLKIKDRTVNIEKIGRVKIKTNDNIPILDSYNNPRCSYDGKY
- a CDS encoding RNA-guided endonuclease InsQ/TnpB family protein, producing the protein MKLKKVRKLKKKLKRLQRQVSRKYEMNKLETKFIKTSNIIKLEKKIKLIHRKLSNIRQNHIHQATNKIIKLRPIRIVMEDLNISGMMKNKHLSKAIAEQKFYEFIRQMKYKCEFNGIGFVQADRFFPSSKKCSKCGEIKKDLKLSDRVYKCICGLEIDRDKNASINLGEYKLV
- a CDS encoding uroporphyrinogen decarboxylase family protein codes for the protein MTGINFVCKIQGDDKAIKETIKSTRFSFPKAHTNSNDIAELSKQVKEHDKNTICVVPFCSTVEVEALGAKVNLGDEKIGPRVNSFAYESIEQLSEIEKINLNEGRIKEVLDSIEKLNNEGEIVTLNVSGPFIIITSLIDPMIFYKAVRKNKELVDKVITIIEDNIINYVKEGIKRGAKIISYEDSVGSVDIVGPKVYRYLTGKVTSEVLKKIGEFDNIVVHICGKTSVALEKYEFAKSTPVKLKEDVTYGEAIIDIINNQKDIKFIGHSCMKRTPDKLKDNTVWKIDLS
- a CDS encoding AEC family transporter gives rise to the protein MAFTSVLEQTITLFLLVILGFVIRKRNIITDEIIRGFSDFVLKVTLPLFIIVSMDKEFSKDRLIYSGIIIFISIFTYFIKAVISKIFTNSLNIKEPQKGVYRFLIFFSNSGFMGIPVANALYGDDGVFYAAILNITFNILLWTFGVKLVSQDNTKEENVMKKLLTNPGVFSVIIGLIIFLTPLKLPKLLYDPMNMVGSITSPLAMIVVGGILGATELGSMFRNKKLMLASLIRLIVIPLIFIFMLLPFKLPEIIVGMTIIIDAMPAAANTAMFTRMYNSDYNLASQGVFLTTLINILTTPLILYIFSKTFNL
- a CDS encoding AEC family transporter, giving the protein MFNKVLEQTIILFSLVIVGFIIRKRNIITDEVIKGFSEFVLKVTLPIFIIVSMDKEFSKDKVIYSAIILSVSILTYIIKAIISKTFTDISKVEDPQKGIYRFLIFFSNHGFMGIAIASALYGDEGVFYAAILNITFNAFVWTFGVKLVDHNESTDESSIKKFIFNPGIISVVIGLIIFLTPLSLPRLVYEPMNMLGTMTIPLAMIIVGGNLGSTELGSMFKNRTLILTCLIRLIVVPFTIILALLLFKLPKIIIGITIIIDAMPSAPNTAIFARRYDSDYSLASQGVFLTTLMSILTIPFIMYISSKLFGL
- the thiE gene encoding thiamine phosphate synthase; this translates as MRNKLKALFEKELYCITAEEFSNGKDNIQVVKELIDSGVKIIQYREKDKKSLYKYEECKKIRELTREAGVTFILNDDIDIAILVNADGVHIGQEDIPIKKVRELVGNDMFIGLSTHSSEEAQSAVANGADYIGVGPIFKTSTKKDVCDPLGFEYLEYVSKNIDIPFVAIGGIKEHNVSEVLNHGARCVCMISEIVGAEDIGLKVKRIKNIIKNTK
- the thiF gene encoding sulfur carrier protein ThiS adenylyltransferase ThiF, with the protein product MNLFEETLLNQLGENNFKAIQSVKIGIAGAGGLGSNCAFNLTRCGFKNFIIADFDKIEYSNLNRQFFFYHQVGMPKVEALKENLILINPDVNIDSLNIYLNYDNLEDIYNDCDIIVEAFDKSSCKKMIVEKFLGSNKLLVSASGLAGWDDSNLITTRKIKSNFYLIGDLVSEVSENCPPISPRVNTAAAKQANVILNYVINNFRR